In Pseudomonas sp. PDNC002, the DNA window GGGGTAGTCGAAACGGTCCTCGGCGTATTGCGCCGATTGGCCCTCGGGCATCCACACGGTGCGCAGCTTGTGCGCGTAGTCGGTGAACAGCGACGTGTTCAGGTCATAGGGCAACACCTCGGCGGCCGGCGTCAGGTGACCGTCCGCCAGGTGCAGCATGCCCCAGCCGCTGAGCTTTTCCGGGTAGTCGTCGCCGTCGGGCTGATAACGCGGCTTGCTCTCCTGCCCGCACCCGGCCACCGCAGCGGCCAGGGCGAGCGACAACAGGAACGAAGCGGGTTTCATCATGCCTTGTTGCCCTTTTCACCCAGGCCGGCCTGCTCGATCTTCGGCAGCGGCTTTAGCTTGCACTGGTGCGAGCTGATGTCGGTGCTGATGTTCTTGTAGCCGTTGGGACCGTCGACGTTGACGATGCCGGCATTGCCGTTGTCGATGCAGATGGCCAGGGCTTCGGGCAGCTTGCCGTCGACCAGTTTCTTCTCGTTGAAGTAGCCGTCCCAGAGGATATCCGGCAGGTGCCCGGTGAGACCGAACTTGGCGACTTTCAGCGCCTTCAGCTCCAGGTGGTCAGGGCTGTCGCCGCCGGGTCCGAAGGTGTTGCCGTGAATGAAGATGCCTTCGGGATACGGGTCGAAGTTCGGCTGGGTAGCCTTCTGCGAATAGTTGGTGCTGAAGTAGCTGCTGATGATGACGTTGGCGGTTTTGTGGTTGCCGATCTTGTTGTTGAAGATCTCCACGTCGTCGTTGGAGTTCACCACCACGCCCGAGCCTGCCGGCACGCTGGCCACCGGGGTGCCCTTGTGGCCGAAGTTCTCGTGGTTGTTACCCTGCACGTCGTTGTCGAAGACGCGGGTGCCACGCCCCGGCTGCTGCAGGTTGGGCATGTTGAAGACGAGGATGCCGCCGGTGTTGTCGGTGGCGACGTTGTTGTACACGTCGGCGCCGATGGTGTTCTCGATCTCGATGCCGGCGACGTTGCGCTCGGCGCGGT includes these proteins:
- a CDS encoding parallel beta-helix domain-containing protein produces the protein MRLATLSLLAFSVALAACGEGDKPTAAVSSDFQKDLQARLIKAKTGDVIDIPAGTYHLDRSLSLKVDGVTIRGAGMDKTILNFKNQKAGAEGLFVDASDFTIEGLAIEDTKGDGLKVIGGKNIVIRNIRTEWTNGASTDNGGYGIYPVQTENTLLEGNVAIGASDSGIYVGQSRNVVVRNNRAERNVAGIEIENTIGADVYNNVATDNTGGILVFNMPNLQQPGRGTRVFDNDVQGNNHENFGHKGTPVASVPAGSGVVVNSNDDVEIFNNKIGNHKTANVIISSYFSTNYSQKATQPNFDPYPEGIFIHGNTFGPGGDSPDHLELKALKVAKFGLTGHLPDILWDGYFNEKKLVDGKLPEALAICIDNGNAGIVNVDGPNGYKNISTDISSHQCKLKPLPKIEQAGLGEKGNKA